One Mus musculus strain C57BL/6J chromosome X, GRCm38.p6 C57BL/6J DNA window includes the following coding sequences:
- the Cypt2 gene encoding cysteine-rich perinuclear theca 2 produces the protein MARVAKKVHWSRAATAVAATAKAKRSKLKKTAAKRSKLKKTAAKRFKLNKKRNPRSKLPKRSHHSLIHSFIRSRSCGCCHCCCHCCCLHSRPSYRKSTFKITKKGEQSLRRRIRRRIKRATELRLMQSHLERSQLKLIELEPSEITVALFSHENVNVSEPQEVPPCLDSDPFPNVDLASF, from the exons ATGGCTCGGGTGGCCAAGAAAGTCCACTGGTCTAGAGCAGCTACAGCAGTAGCCGCCACTGCCAAAGCCAAAAGATCGAAGCTTAAGAAGACCGCTGCCAAAAGATCGAAGCTTAAGAAGACTGCTGCCAAAAGATTCAAGCTTAATAAGAAGCGAAACCCTAGATCTAAGCTTCCCAAGAGATCTCATCACTCCttaattcattcttttattcGTTCTCGTTCCTGTGGTTGCTGTCATTGTTGCtgtcattgttgctgtcttcattcTCGTCCTTCTTATAGAAAAAGTACATTTAAG attacaaagaagggggaacaatCACTTCGAAGGAGAATTAGGAGACGAATCAAGCGTGCTACTGAACTTCGATTGATGCAGAGCCACCTGGAGCGGAGCCAACTAAAGCTCATCGAACTGGAACCGAGCGAGATTACAGTGGCATTGTTCTCTCATGAGAATGTCAATGTGTCTGAGCCACAGGAAGTTCCACCATGCCTTGACAGTGACCCATTTCCAAATGTAGACTTGGCCAGCTTCTAG